A region of Solea solea chromosome 7, fSolSol10.1, whole genome shotgun sequence DNA encodes the following proteins:
- the LOC131462276 gene encoding olfactory receptor 52B2-like, which produces MSTNSSPLVYTLETLALPDASIYPMFFLGTLTYVLLTFFNVLLLTTIALNKKLHKPMFILLFNLPLSDMVCATAFFPHFIYSIMTQDRLINKPACIIQAFLIHFYGTGNMLILTAMAYDRYVAVCCPLRYNTIMSPPNLVRIITTVWLITFLVIGVLFFLLMRLKVCRRNVVDLFCNNPSLLKMVCEDTTVNNIYGLMMMCVVQGGSLAVVMYSYVKILHVCFVTSQTDTRRKAIQTCGTHLIVFLIFQINSVTTLISHRIVNANPYVRRLLGVSILVFPPFLDPIIYGLKSAELKQSLRMFLKRNVVGVKL; this is translated from the coding sequence ATGTCCACAAATTCTTCTCCTCTTGTTTATACGCTGGAGACACTGGCTTTACCCGACGCCAGCATTTACCCGATGTTCTTCTTGGGGACTTTGACGTACGTGTTGCTCACGTTCTTCAACGTGCTCTTGTTGACCACCATCGCTCTGAACAAGAAGCTACACAAGCCCATGTTCATCCTGCTGTTCAACCTGCCGCTCAGCGACATGGTGTGCGCCACGGCGTTTTTCCCTCACTTCATTTACAGCATCATGACACAAGACAGACTCATCAACAAGCCTGCATGCATCATCCAGGCTTTCCTGATCCACTTCTACGGCACGGGAAACATGTTGATCTTGACCGCCATGGCTTACGACCGCTACGTCGCTGTGTGCTGCCCCTTGAGATACAACACCATCATGTCGCCACCCAACCTGGTGAGGATTATCACCACCGTGTGGCTGATTACCTTCTTGGTCATCGGCGTGTTGTTCTTTCTGCTCATGCGTTTGAAAGTCTGCCGGAGGAATGTGGTCGATTTGTTCTGCAACAATCCGTCGCTCCTGAAAATGGTCTGCGAGGACACGACCGTCAACAACATCTACGGGTTAATGATGATGTGCGTGGTTCAGGGCGGGTCGCTGGCTGTCGTCATGTACTCGTACGTGAAGATCTTGCACGTGTGCTTCGTCACGAGCCAGACCGACACTCGCAGGAAAGCCATCCAGACGTGCGGCACGCACTTAATCGTCTTCTTGATCTTTCAGATCAACTCGGTCACGACGCTCATCTCTCATCGCATTGTGAACGCAAACCCGTACGTGAGGAGGCTCCTCGGTGTGTCCATCCTCGTGTTCCCACCTTTTTTGGATCCAATCATTTACGGACTGAAATCAGCAGAACTGAAGCAGAGCCTTAGAATGTTCCTAAAAAGAAACGTAGTGGGTgtcaagttgtaa
- the LOC131462916 gene encoding olfactory receptor 52E4-like, with protein MDNPYNITSYLEIDFELAYEGVATTFLLAALNYMVILFCNVTLILTIVLNRSLHQPMHLILLSLPINDLIGTTALFPQVLKEILTDSKKIHYAACITQAFFIHIYAGGTVFILTAMAYDRYIAICHPLRYNTVMTNAHVMKVISITWMATVVVIAVLFFLLLRLPRCRSVLTQPYCDNPSLLTLVCADTSINNIYGLFLVAFTQVVANATVLYTYLRILIMCYKSKRSDTKAKALQTCATHLIVFLLLECLGLFTIISYRIKNVSPYLRRFIGLSTLIFPPTLNPIIYGLKTKEIREKLVYVLRHKLCFPLVGAFRARN; from the coding sequence ATGGACAACCCGTACAACATCACCTCTTACCTGGAGATTGACTTTGAACTGGCCTATGAAGGCGTCGCCACCACCTTCCTGTTGGCGGCTCTGAACTACATGGTCATACTGTTCTGTAACGTCACGCTCATCCTCACCATCGTGCTCAACAGATCTCTGCACCAGCCCATGCACCTGATTCTGCTCAGCCTGCCTATCAACGACCTCATCGGCACGACGGCGCTCTTCCCGCAGGTCCTGAAAGAGATCCTGACCGACAGCAAGAAGATCCACTACGCCGCGTGTATCACCCAAGCGTTCTTTATCCACATCTACGCGGGCGGGACCGTGTTTATTCTCACCGCCATGGCCTACGACAGGTACATCGCCATATGTCACCCTCTGAGGTACAACACCGTGATGACCAACGCTCACGTCATGAAGGTCATCAGCATCACGTGGATGGCGACGGTGGTCGTGATCGCCGTGCttttcttcctgctgctgcgTTTGCCGCGCTGTCGCTCTGTGCTGACTCAACCATACTGCGACAACCCGTCTCTGCTGACTCTGGTCTGTGCCGACACCAGCATCAACAACATTTACGGCCTCTTCTTAGTGGCTTTCACGCAGGTGGTGGCCAACGCCACGGTCCTGTACACGTATCTCCGGATCCTGATCATGTGCTACAAGTCCAAGCGGTCGGACACGAAAGCCAAAGCGTTGCAGACGTGTGCCACGCACCTCATCGTCTTCCTCCTGCTGGAGTGTCTGGGCCTCTTCACCATCATATCCTACAGAATAAAGAACGTCTCGCCGTATTTGAGGCGATTCATAGGGCTGTCAACTTTGATTTTCCCGCCAACGCTGAACCCAATCATCTATGGACTGAAAACTAAAGAAATCAGAGAAAAGCTGGTGTATGTTCTGAGGCACAAGCTCTGTTTTCCACTCGTCGGTGCCTTTCGTGCCAGAAACTGA
- the LOC131462277 gene encoding olfactory receptor 2AT4-like, translating to MSDGNHSGVTEFLLTGFPGLHPQYHGLVSALLFLVYFLTLVGNATIIFLFAADRRLHKPMYYIILNLCMCDALFSTTTLPKIISKYWFGSGSISFMACFIQMYFVHYLGSVNSLILFLMALDRYLAICHPLTYSNALKMSTVHILSVAAWIISNAGPLMMVIRAYPLPYCASNVINHCYCDHIGITLLACTDRAPYGFPAFIMAMIFLLGPLAFIVFSYSSIIVAVLKIADSSGRLKTLSTCSTQLIIISLYYLPRCFVYLASNVGLRFSVDVRVVIIMLYSLCPPMVNPLIYCLRAQDMRESLWRHLNKRSISQKTQVSAVCG from the coding sequence ATGTCAGACGGAAACCACAGCGGTGTGACTGAATTCCTCCTGACAGGATTCCCCGGTCTCCATCCACAGTACCACGGCCTTGTCTCTGCACTTTTGTTCCTGGTTTATTTCCTAACGTTGGTCGGCAACGCCACCATCAttttcctgtttgcagccgaCCGTCGCCTCCACAAACCCATGTACTACATCATTCTGAATCTCTGCATGTGTGACGCTTTGTTCAGCACCACCACGTTGCCAAAGATCATCAGTAAGTACTGGTTCGGCTCGGGGAGCATTTCATTCATGGCCTGTTTCATTCAAATGTACTTTGTCCACTATCTGGGCTCTGTGAATTCGTTGATTCTCTTCCTCATGGCTTTGGACAGATACTTAGCCATCTGCCACCCTCTCACATACTCAAATGCTCTGAAAATGTCCACTGTCCACATTCTCAGCGTCGCGGCGTGGATCATTTCAAACGCGGGTCCTTTAATGATGGTTATCCGAGCGTATCCTCTGCCTTACTGTGCATCCAACGTCATCAATCACTGCTACTGCGATCACATCGGCATCACGTTGCTGGCGTGCACCGACCGAGCACCGTACGGCTTCCCCGCCTTTATCATGGCGATGATTTTTCTTCTCGGGCCGCTGGCCTTCATCGTGTTCTCGTACAGCTCCATCATCGTCGCCGTGCTGAAGATCGCGGATTCGAGCGGTCGCTTGAAAACTCTGTCCACGTGCAGCACTcagctcatcatcatctctctgtATTATTTACCCAGGTGTTTTGTTTACTTGGCCAGCAACGTTGGCCTCAGATTTAGCGTTGATGTGCGAGTCGTGATAATCATGTTGTACAGTCTTTGTCCCCCGATGGTCAACCCTCTCATCTACTGTCTGAGGGCGCAAGATATGAGAGAaagtctgtggagacacttgaaCAAAAGGAGCatttcacagaaaacacaggttTCTGCAGTTTGTGGCTGa